The following DNA comes from Chthoniobacterales bacterium.
GACCCTCCTGCGGCAGCGAGCATATCCGAGGCCACCTCGACGACACCCTTTTCACGCGTGCCGGTGCGCAGAAAAATGGCCAGCAACTCCGCATCGCTCAGCGCCCCCGCCCCGCGATCGATGAGCTTCTCCCGCGGCCGCTCGCTCTCCGGAAGATCCTTGATGGACGGCGATTCCATCCCCCGGAAGTTAACGGCTGCCGCGTGAAGCAGAAGCCGAAAACCGCACGCGCTGCCGGGAACAAAAAACCGGCGGCCCTTGCGGACCGCCGGTTGTGAGGAAATAACCGGGAGGTTATTTGATGTGCTTGGAGACCAGCTTGGTCATCTCGAACATGCTGACCGATTTTTTGCCCCCGAAGATGGCCTTCAGGTTCTCGTCGGCATGGATCATCGTCTTTTTGACTTTGTCCTGCAGCTTGTTCTTCTTGATGTAATCCCAGAGCCGTTTCGTCATCTGGCCGCGGGGAGCGGGCTTCGGGCCCACCACAACGGCGAGAAGCGACGAAGGCGTCACCGGCTTCATGAGCGCGGGATTGGCTTTCCGTTTCTTCTTCACCGCTTTCTTCGCGGCTTTTTTGACGGTTTTCTTGGCTGGTTTACTTTTGGTTGCTTTTTTCTTGGCCATAACAATCTGTTGTGTTGTCAGATTTCCCCAGGGGACGCAACTACAATTTGTAGGGGTCCGGAACCCCGTCCGCCCCCGCCGGAGTTCTCCCAGGTCCGGGAAGCCGGGAAAGCCGGTTGGAGGCAGACCCGAAAAGATTGCCCGAAAGCCCCCCGGGGGCTTAAGAGTGGCGCGTGATGAAATACTTCCTTACAATATCGATCGTGCTCTCTTTCCTCGGCTTGCGCAGTCCGGCCCTCGCACTCGCGGTGGGCGATGACGCTCCGAGCGTGTCGGCCAAGGACCAAAACGGTGCGACGCTCAACTTGGCGGACCTCTACGTCCAAGGTCCGGTGCTGGTCTATTTTTACCCGAAGGCCGACACCCCCGGTTGCACCGCCCAGGCATGCTCGCTGCGCGATGATTTTCCGCGCTTCACGGGCGAGGGCGTGAAAATTGTCGGCGTGAGCTGCGACACGGTGGAGGCGCAGAAAAAATTCGCGGACAAATACAATCTGCCCTTCCCCCTGCTCGCCGACACGGAGCAGACGGTGGCTAAGGCTTTCGGTGTTCCGCTGCTCCCCGTTCTCGGCGTGCCGCAACGGCAGTCGTTCATCATCCGCGACGGAAAGATTGCTTGGATCGCGCGCAGCGCGAAGACCGGCGAGCACGCCGCGGAGGTCCAGGCCGCGTTGAAGGAACTCGGACTGGCGGAATAGTCTTGAGCCGCGCGCACCAGACGCTACATTGCGCGTCTCGGCGCAAGGGTTGGTAGCTCAATGGTAGAGCAGCGCCCTTTTAAGGCGTTGGTTGTGGGTTCGAGTCCCACCCGACCCACGTGCGCGGTGCCCCCACCCTCGAGGCCAATCAGAGGATCTCTTCGTATTCGTCAACCGGTTCGCGGCAGACCGAGCATTTTTCCGCGGGAAGCTTTGTCACGGTCATGCCGCAGACTTGGCAGACGTAGTAGTTGATCTTGCCCTGCTTGCCCAAGTTTTTCAGGGCCGCCTCGTAGAGTTTGGCGTGGGCTTTCTCGGTCTCCATGGCGAAACGCAAGCTGCGCATGGCCGGACGTGCGTTCTCCTTTTTGGCCAGCGCGATGAACTCCGGATACATCTTCTCGTTCTCGTAAGTCTCGCCCTTGATCGCAGCCTTGAGATTCTCCGCCGTGCTTCCCGGCTTCACCTCCTCAAGTTGAAATTTCTCGACCTTGCCGCCGAGTTTCAAAATGGCCTCCTTGTGCGCATCGCGGTGAATCGCCTCGGAAGCGGACGTGGCACGGAACAACTTGGCCACTTCGGGATAACCGTCCTGCTCGGCCTTGCGCGCGAATTGCGCGTAACGATTGGAGGCGTTCGATTCGCCTTGAAAGGCTTCGTTCAGATCTTTTACCAGCTGCGCTGAAACCTCCGCTTTGGCCGGAGCCACCGCACAAAGAAGGGCCATGCCCAACACCAGGATTGAAACGTTCGTTTTCATCGCTGGCATTTTGCTTCCAACCACCCGCCGGCTCAAGCAGATTATTAGCGGTGCTTATACTTTGCACAGCCACCGGAATTTCCCATCGCGAAGAGCGTCTAACGCGCCACTGCGGCTGACCGCAAGGCCTCCCGGACTTCGCCGGCAAACTCATCAACCAACGCGAGCGTGAACTCGCCGAGCCCGAGGTTGTCGTCCTGCACCAGAGGCGTGAGGTCGATGGCATATGTCACGCCGGTCTCTTTGTCCGTGGCGTGGCTTTCGTGGAATGTGGCGTGGGCCAGCCTGCGGCCCATCACCGCAAGGTCGTAGCGCTTGCCCCCGCTGATCTGCGAATCGAACACGCCGTTGAGCGCGGCCTGCAAGTTGGTGCACTCCCCCACCGGAAGCGCCACTTTGCGGTTGTCCGGCAACCAATCGAGATCGCGCCAGACTTCGCAGCCGTAAACTTTCCGCGGACGTTGCTCCCGCGGCAGACGGCGCACCGCCGAGAGCGACCTTGCGAGCACGGCCACGTGCGTCGCGTGCTTGTCCGCGGGGTTGTGCAGGTAAAGCACGCCGGGCCGCGCTATTGCGAGGATCGCCGCCAAATCGCCCACCGGGTTATTGTCGGCAGCGTTCCTGATCATGGCGCTGGGATAATCGAGCTGGATCATCGCCGCGTAGCCGCCGATCACAGCCGCTTTGCGTTGCTCTTCGCGACGCACTTCGATCATTCCGGCATCGGAGAGCTTTTCGTAGATCCCCGTGCGCGCGCTTCCGGCTCCATCGGTCACGGTCACCCCGGTGAACCAGAGATCCTCGCGCCCGTAGCATTCGAGAATCCCGTGGGCGGCGAAAAATTCCAGATCATCCTGGTGGGCGCCGATTCCCATGTGGGTCGTGCGCTCGAGGGCGGCGGGCATCGGCTTGCCGTCGGGAATGCAGATGTCGGCGTTGGGGCGGTGAAATTTCATACGCAGCCGGACTCGATGCGCGGCAAACTCGCGGCGGCAATGGCTTGGCCGTGACGCTTGAACTTCTCGTCCACGGCGAGGAACGAAAGCGCTCGCGCGAAATCCGGCGCGTGACCGCTCAGCACTTGGCGGGCTTTTTCCATCATAATCTCCCCTCCCGGTCCGCTCGTCACGCGGCCGAGCACGAGGACGTGCGAGAACTCATAAAATTCGGCGAAATGAGCCAGCGAGAAACCGAGATAAACGCCGAGGCTCTCATAGACCGGATGGACCCAATTCTCTCCGCGTTCCGCGGCTTGTTGCAACAGCGCCAATTTTTCCGCAAAAGGCAGTCCGCCGGGAAATTCCCGTCCCGCGAGCAGTTGACCAAGCGCCTGCTGCGAATGGTAGCGCGCCCCGGTTCCCGCGTCGCCGGACCATTCATCGACATGCGCACCCTCGCTCTCCACGCGATAGTCCACCGGGACAAAAGCAAGTTCGTTGAGCCAGGGCCTGAGAGAACCGTCCGGACCCACATAGCCGCCCGCAAGACTGGTGCCGAGGGAAAGACCGAGAACACCTTTGTGCTTCTCCTTGCACTCCGGCATTGCCGCCGCGGCCAACGCGGTGACATCACCGTCATTGGCCACCACGAGCGGCACCTTCCACTCGGCCGCCAGACGCTTGAAAATCGGACGGATCCGCGAGGCGAAAAGCTCCTCGGGAACACCGCGAAAAAGCGAGCCCGCGCGCGGCTCGTTGTCCACATACACGCCGGCCGCGCTTCCGCCGATCGCATCGACCCGCGGCAGGTGTTCCGCCGCGCGCCGCAGGCTCTGGCGGATCCCCTCCTCGTGATAGGCTGGATCAGCCTGGAAATAAGGGTCCCACGGCGTCTCCTCGGAAAACACAACTTTCCCGTCGATCACCGCGGCGACTTTGCGATCGCTGCCGCCGAGATCGAAACCGATCCGGCAGCCCTCCAGCCCGCCTCCGCCCATGCCGGCATTTTCAGTTTCCGCGGGCAACGCGGCTTCATCGCACGACGTCACCGCGAACTCATCCAGATAAATTTTGCGTCCGAGAAATCCGGCATCGAAGGCGCGGGCTCCTTCGGGTGCATAGTCCGCCGCAATCCTGCGGGCCGTCGCCGGCGCGCCCGCGATGTGCACGCGAGACCCTCCGCGCGACCAAAGCAGGAATTTCACAGTGCGCTCGAGATAATGGAAATTGACCCCCGCATTCCCGTCGTTGTCCGGAAGCATGCGCGTCCGGAAAACGCTTGTGCAGCCGCCCGGTTGCATGATTGCGATGGTCACCGGAATGCTGCAGCCGCCCTTTTCAGCAAGCCCCCGATAGGCGCTCCGCCAGGACCAAGCGGGAACGAAACCCCGATCAAGCGGCGCCCCGCTATCCGGCAATGACATCTTGGCAACGTCCACCCTTGTCATGGTCGGAGTATCGCGTCCATCCGGCGGAAAGTCTCCATGGCCTCGTATTCGGCCAACCCCAGACGGTCGAAGGCCGCCGCCGTCGCACGATCGAGTGTTCCCGTCTCTTGCCATGCCTCGTTGGACGACGGCGTCTGGCTGCGCTGGCTCTGGTGCTGGTAAACCGCTTCGAGCTTGTTCTTCATTTCGACCGGACTGAGCGGCACCGCCATGTCGATGTCGTGCAGCGGCCATGCACGGTCGATCTCCGGATAAATCCAAAGCCTGCAGTGCTCCATCCATTTGGCTCCGGACAATCTGCGCCAAGCGCAACGCAGCACCTCGAAACACACCGCCGCCACACTTCCCGGAGCGGAATCGACACCGGATGCGAAAATTTGGTGGGGGCGCAGTTTCTCGATCAAGGAAGCAAGCACCTCCTCGTCGGCCGATCCGGGAAGGAACTGGCGGTAACGCCCGGACTCGTAAAAGGGAAGATTGAGAAAACGCACACGCTCCCTTGCCAGACCGAGCGTTTCCGCGGCCGCCAGCGATTCGCCGCGGCGGATGAGCGACTTCACTCGCCGGATTTCTGGACTGTCGATGTCGAATTCCTTTTTTGCCGACAACTGCTCGCGCACCGTGCAGACCATCGCCTCGGAAGCGGAGCCGTCCCCGGCCATGCCTTGCGCCAGATCGACGGCCAAGCGAACCAGCGGATCGGGCACCGCGAGATTCCCCGATGTCATGTAAGCCAACGTCACTTCGTGACCTTGGTCGATGAGCCGGTGCAGCGTTCCACCCATCGATCGCTCCACGTCCAAGGGCTCCGGACCGAGCACCAGAACGCGCTTCACCGCGGGCTCCGCCCTCTCCGGCCTCGTGCTGTCATCCGCCCCCGGCTTGCCCCCGGGCCAGCCGGTTATGCTGTGTTGCGCCTCGTTGAAAACAGCGACGTTCAGATCGTAGGCGGGACCGTGGCCGGTGATGAGATCCGACAAACTGTGCTTGGCGTAATCCTCGTCCACCAGCTTGAGGATGGGTTTGCCCACCCGCGCGGTGAGCCAGACGACGGCTTTGCGGCGCAAGGACGCATTCCAATCGACAACACCGACGCGCCACGGCTCGTCGAAGCGCGCGAGTTTCTTGGCCGCCGCATTGTCCACGAAGAAACGACAGTCGGGGTGAGACTGGAGAAACGAAGCCGGCAACTCGGCGCAGGCAACCTCCTCGACGGCCCGGGCCACCACATCCGCCTTGGCCTCGCCCCACGCCAGAAGCACGAGCTTGCGGGCCTCGAGGATTGTTCCCACCCCCATCGTGATCGCATGGCGCGGGACATTCTCCTCGCCGAGAAAATCGCGCGCGGCATCGCGGCGCGTCATCGTGTCGAGCGTGACCAGGCGCGTGCGCGAGTCGGCACCCGAACCGGGCTCGTTGAATCCGATGTGGCCGGTGCGCCCGATGCCGAGAATCTGCAGGTCGATACCGCCCGCCCGCACAATCGCCTCCTCGTAGGAGCGGCAATGCGCGAAGACGTCCTGACGCGCAACGGTGCCGTCCGGGATGTTCACCTGCGATGCGGGAATGTCGATGTGATCGAACAGCTGATCGTGCATGAAGCGCCAGTAGCTCTCCGGATGCGATCGCCCCAGGCCGTAGTATTCATCCAGGTTGAAGGTCGTGACGTTGGTAAACGAGAGCCCCTCTTCGCGGTGCAGACGGATCAACTCCCGGTAAAGTCCCACCGGAGTCGAACCGGTCGCCAGACCCAGGACGGCGTTCTCTCCGGCGGCTGCTTTGGAGCGGATCAGCGCGGCGATGTCGGAAGCCACCGAAGCGCATGCCGTCTCGGCGCGCTCGAAGACCCGCACCGGAATCTTCTCGAATTGCTCCTGCTCCGTTTGTCCGACTCGCAACATTTTCAAATTCGAACACAGTCGGTTCAGCATACACTTTGCACTTTTATCTGTTTTCTTGACACTTTCGGTTGAAAATACGGCAATTTCAACGGTGAATTCTCTCCGCAAGCTGGCCGCGGGACTGCGCGAGCCAACGGATTATTTTGCAGGCACAGGCGGCGATCCTTGGTGCTGGCCGCTCAACCTGTTGGCATTCGTGCGCCGGACGCGCCGGGATCTGCAACGGCGCACTTTCGAAAGCCGGTTGCACACACGCTACGTCCTCGTGGTCAATCTCCACACAGCCGGCACCCTCAATCTCGACAGCACGGCCTACCGCTTGATGCCGGGCCAGGCCCATCTGATCTTCCCGCACCAATTGCACACCTACCACGACCTGGATCGCGATGACATCCTCTGGCTGTTCATCACTTTCGAACTCCCCGATGCCACTCCGTTGCGCTCGCTCCGCCACGCGACGGTCACCCCGGACGTGGAGACGCGGAAGCTGTTGGAGGATTTCACTGCCGCTTACCGATCGAGGAAAACCATGCCGCACCAATTGCAAATCATCCTCTCCGGAATCCTCCTCCGTTTGGTCCGGTCTGCCGACCGGGGAAGTTCGCACAAAAGTCCGAGAACCAGCGCGAACGGCAAATTTCTCGAAGCGGTTCACAGTCATCACGCGAATTGCCTTCCTGCGGCACTTTCCGTGGGACAATTGGCATCCGCAATGAAGACGAGCGAAAGCCGTCTGCGGACGCGGTTTCGCGAGACCTACGGATTGAGCCTCGGCCAATATCTCCGCAACCTGCGCTTGCAGGACGCTGTTGCCATGATGCGGCATTCACAAGAAAGCCTCACCGATATCGCCATCTCCTGCGGCTTCAGCTCCTCAGCCGCTTTCAGTCGCGCTTTCAAACATTGGTCCGGCACAACCCCGCGGGAGTTCCGCCACGGGGTTGCCGCGAGTGCCCATGAAAACGCCGGGGGCAACAAGCACCAGCGCACGCGATCCTCGCAACGCTCGGCGCCTTCCTCCTGCGCATAAACCCGACCAGTGGCAACTGCAGCCGCACTGTACTCCGACGACGAGAGGCCGATGGCGATGCAACGCGCCAAGTCTCCCTCGAAGGTAACCTGCCTGGACGAGGCCGGCAGGGCCATCGCCCGCTACCGGCGATTTCAGGAGTGAAAACGGAGCCGCTTGAAGAGGCGGGAACTTGCACCCAAAACACGGCGGCGTTCGCGCCAACCCACGGCGGCGAGTAGCGCGACTGCAGCGGCATACACGCGCGGTTCGGGCACGGGGACGAGTTCGCCGCCGAGCAGTGCACCGCCATCGATATTCTGGCCAGCCCAATACACCTGCGCGAGCTGAGTGGTAGTGAGACCGCCCGAGCCGAAAATGATCTCGGCGACAGTGCTCGATTGCAGCGCAACCCCCTGCCAGTTGGTGATGGTGAGGGTTTTGCCGCTCACCCAACTGACACCGGAACTGTCGGCGAAAGTGAGTTGCGTTGTGCTGCCTCCAGTGAAGCTTCCGAGGTCGATGGTCGAGTTCTCCGTCAGGGTCAGCGTGCCCAGCGTCTGGGAGTAACGGGTCTCGCTGTTACCCGCGCGCAAGGTTCCGCCGCCGAGCGTCAGGGCCGATGTCGTAGGAATGGCGTTGTTTGTTCCCAAGACAAGTGTGCCGCCATTGGTGATGATGGTCGGGCCGTTGTAGGTCATCGCGTTGCTGAACACCGTCGTGCCGCCGTCGACAACAAAGTCCGAATTGGCGCTGGCACCTGAAATGACACCGGTGAAAACGTTGGTTCCAGTTCCGGAACGCGACGTGAACACCGTTCCGTTTTTCGAGACGCCGCCGGCAACAACCAACGCGGCTCCGGAGGAGTTCGAAAGGACACCGTTGCCCGTGCCGATCGTGATGGAATTGGTGAATGTGCCTGCCGAGGTCACATCAAGAACACCGCCGTTCGAGATCGTCAGGGTGGTGTTCGTGTTGCCCAGACGGTTGTTGCCGCTGATGCGGAGAGTGCCGCCAGCAATCGTGGTTGCCCCGCTGAAGGTGTTGTTCCCCGAGAGCGTCAAAGTGCCTGCCCCGGTCTTGATCAAGCCTCCCGTGTTGATGACATTGCCGCTGACAGTCAAATTGGCGTTGGACGCCGCGTCGGCCGTGAGGGTGCCGCCGAGGTAGATTTCGTTGGTGAAACTTGCCGCCATGTCGGTGTTGGCGAGGCCAATGGTGCGCCTTGCGCCGCTGGTGTTTGGAGCAACGTAGATTGACTGGCCGAAATTAACCCCGTTGCTGAGGAGCAGCGCCACGTTGTTGGCAGTCGAGACATCGCCTACGTTCAAACCAAGGTCGATACCGCGGTTGGCCGTGGTCACGTTGGTGCCG
Coding sequences within:
- a CDS encoding peroxiredoxin — encoded protein: MKYFLTISIVLSFLGLRSPALALAVGDDAPSVSAKDQNGATLNLADLYVQGPVLVYFYPKADTPGCTAQACSLRDDFPRFTGEGVKIVGVSCDTVEAQKKFADKYNLPFPLLADTEQTVAKAFGVPLLPVLGVPQRQSFIIRDGKIAWIARSAKTGEHAAEVQAALKELGLAE
- a CDS encoding rubrerythrin family protein, with translation MALLCAVAPAKAEVSAQLVKDLNEAFQGESNASNRYAQFARKAEQDGYPEVAKLFRATSASEAIHRDAHKEAILKLGGKVEKFQLEEVKPGSTAENLKAAIKGETYENEKMYPEFIALAKKENARPAMRSLRFAMETEKAHAKLYEAALKNLGKQGKINYYVCQVCGMTVTKLPAEKCSVCREPVDEYEEIL
- a CDS encoding PIG-L family deacetylase, with the protein product MKFHRPNADICIPDGKPMPAALERTTHMGIGAHQDDLEFFAAHGILECYGREDLWFTGVTVTDGAGSARTGIYEKLSDAGMIEVRREEQRKAAVIGGYAAMIQLDYPSAMIRNAADNNPVGDLAAILAIARPGVLYLHNPADKHATHVAVLARSLSAVRRLPREQRPRKVYGCEVWRDLDWLPDNRKVALPVGECTNLQAALNGVFDSQISGGKRYDLAVMGRRLAHATFHESHATDKETGVTYAIDLTPLVQDDNLGLGEFTLALVDEFAGEVREALRSAAVAR
- a CDS encoding ROK family protein yields the protein MSLPDSGAPLDRGFVPAWSWRSAYRGLAEKGGCSIPVTIAIMQPGGCTSVFRTRMLPDNDGNAGVNFHYLERTVKFLLWSRGGSRVHIAGAPATARRIAADYAPEGARAFDAGFLGRKIYLDEFAVTSCDEAALPAETENAGMGGGGLEGCRIGFDLGGSDRKVAAVIDGKVVFSEETPWDPYFQADPAYHEEGIRQSLRRAAEHLPRVDAIGGSAAGVYVDNEPRAGSLFRGVPEELFASRIRPIFKRLAAEWKVPLVVANDGDVTALAAAAMPECKEKHKGVLGLSLGTSLAGGYVGPDGSLRPWLNELAFVPVDYRVESEGAHVDEWSGDAGTGARYHSQQALGQLLAGREFPGGLPFAEKLALLQQAAERGENWVHPVYESLGVYLGFSLAHFAEFYEFSHVLVLGRVTSGPGGEIMMEKARQVLSGHAPDFARALSFLAVDEKFKRHGQAIAAASLPRIESGCV
- the nagB gene encoding glucosamine-6-phosphate deaminase: MLRVGQTEQEQFEKIPVRVFERAETACASVASDIAALIRSKAAAGENAVLGLATGSTPVGLYRELIRLHREEGLSFTNVTTFNLDEYYGLGRSHPESYWRFMHDQLFDHIDIPASQVNIPDGTVARQDVFAHCRSYEEAIVRAGGIDLQILGIGRTGHIGFNEPGSGADSRTRLVTLDTMTRRDAARDFLGEENVPRHAITMGVGTILEARKLVLLAWGEAKADVVARAVEEVACAELPASFLQSHPDCRFFVDNAAAKKLARFDEPWRVGVVDWNASLRRKAVVWLTARVGKPILKLVDEDYAKHSLSDLITGHGPAYDLNVAVFNEAQHSITGWPGGKPGADDSTRPERAEPAVKRVLVLGPEPLDVERSMGGTLHRLIDQGHEVTLAYMTSGNLAVPDPLVRLAVDLAQGMAGDGSASEAMVCTVREQLSAKKEFDIDSPEIRRVKSLIRRGESLAAAETLGLARERVRFLNLPFYESGRYRQFLPGSADEEVLASLIEKLRPHQIFASGVDSAPGSVAAVCFEVLRCAWRRLSGAKWMEHCRLWIYPEIDRAWPLHDIDMAVPLSPVEMKNKLEAVYQHQSQRSQTPSSNEAWQETGTLDRATAAAFDRLGLAEYEAMETFRRMDAILRP
- a CDS encoding helix-turn-helix domain-containing protein is translated as MSEATEAHAVSARSKTRTGIFSNCSCSVCPTRNIFKFEHSRFSIHFALLSVFLTLSVENTAISTVNSLRKLAAGLREPTDYFAGTGGDPWCWPLNLLAFVRRTRRDLQRRTFESRLHTRYVLVVNLHTAGTLNLDSTAYRLMPGQAHLIFPHQLHTYHDLDRDDILWLFITFELPDATPLRSLRHATVTPDVETRKLLEDFTAAYRSRKTMPHQLQIILSGILLRLVRSADRGSSHKSPRTSANGKFLEAVHSHHANCLPAALSVGQLASAMKTSESRLRTRFRETYGLSLGQYLRNLRLQDAVAMMRHSQESLTDIAISCGFSSSAAFSRAFKHWSGTTPREFRHGVAASAHENAGGNKHQRTRSSQRSAPSSCA